The Lolium rigidum isolate FL_2022 chromosome 1, APGP_CSIRO_Lrig_0.1, whole genome shotgun sequence region CACTACGGGAACCACGCAAGCTGCCGACGGCCtgcagccgtcggcacagaatcACATGCCGTCGGCCcacgcctgtgccgacggctgccggcgggcaaagttgccgtcggcacaggctggccgtcggcatagaaataacgccgtttggtaagtctggctcgaattttttcaaaaaaaattcaatttttttcaaatatttttttcccaattttttaatctctcacatgcaccattttaactctaactacacttaatattaggtcaaattccactcatggtcaaacttcccggtcagtcacccatcctcaaactactccacccctagcacgcttaacttctcgaTTCCATTTACAgtaataccatatcaatactattaacccttattacttgatgttgcacatcattattttttgaatgccaaacaattacctacataaactataagaataagtatattaatcttgaattcaaatggacaataaaatgattttttttcttttttatttaatatggaataattaatatctttaaatctgtaaatcaaaatttgacaaataatatgtctaaatctattagaaaaatgagaggaatccaaatatgacaccTATATCttattttgaatctaaaaatattttttccaaaaattcatgagtattaGATCATGTATcagtagttcaaatctggccggcctcctaccgattcggcaggaatttgtctttttcatgagggatggacggaaaagttccagatacaccggttgggaaATTTTCCATATTAGGTGGTCtactattttttaaaaatatgttggtaccaatgtgaaactttaatttggggttgcttcacaaaacatcgcgttttcggcacctcaaaaatggaaaatggctttttcgcgcgatgaaaaggaaaatttcCTCCTACAACATTGTAAGACATCTCAAGatacacatgtgtgcataatataggcacattatcacaaactatgcctcgattctatccataacattggtcgtttgacctaaatgtcatgaaaccttgaacatgatagctcattttgtgaaggattttttgtgatgttcgcaattttccaactttaatatttttccttgcaactatgacatataatatgacagcacgcgaaggtttcacattgtttggatcatttttgaattttttatgcctgtttcaaactatattcaaaacggcgagcatgaagatcctttgcccggggctgaggctcgctaaacttgcactgaatctctgatgaaatagcatgttgtgaatctaaaaataatttttacaaaaaatcttgagcaatatatcatgtacctgtagttcaaatctagtcggcctcctaccgattcagcaggaatttgtctttttcatgaggggtagACGGAAAGTTTCCAGATATACCGGTTGAGAAATTTGCCATCTTAGTTGGtctaatatttttgaaaaatgtgttggtacctatgtgaatctttaatttggtggttgcttcataaaacaccccgttttcggcacctcaaaaatggaaaatggttttttcgtgcgatgaaatggaaaacttcctcgtgcaatatcgtaagacatcccaatatgcacatgtgtgcacaatatgggcatattatcacaaactatgccacgattctatccataacattggtcatttgatctaaatgtcatgaaacctcgaacatgatagctcattttgtgaaggattttttgtgatgttcacaattgtccaactttaatatttttccttgcaactatgacacataatgtgACACCACGCGAagctttcacattgtttggatcgttttcaaATTTtctatgcccgtttcaaactatattcaaaacggcgggcatgaagatcctttgcccggggctaaggctcgccaaacttgcactggatctctgatgaaatagcatgttttgaatctaaaaatgatttttacaaaaaatcttgagcattatatcatgtacctgtagttcaaatctggtcggcctcctaccgatacggcaaaaatttgtcttttcatgaggggtggacggaaaggttccagatacaccggttaaaAAATTGTCCATCTTatatggtctagtatttttgaaaaatatgttggtaccaatgtgaaactttaatttggtggttgcttcacaaaacaccccgttttcgacacctcaaaaatggaaaatggtttttcgtgcaatgaaatggaaaacttcctcctgcgcaacatcgtaagacatcctaagatgcacatgtgtgcacaatatgagcacattatcacaaactgtgccgcgattctatccataacattggttattctgtgtgaaagccataaaacatcggatatgatagctcattttttagaaggttctttgagatattttaaatattccaagtttgatatttttccaagatagaacttatttttctgaaaattttgatatattatttgtatttttcggaattataatgatttagttatgattttttgaagattaatgtggtaaaatggaaaatagctatgccgacggcaagaCTTTGCCGTCGGTACAGGCCTGACGTTGTTAGCTCACCGTTAGGGCGGAAAGGCCGTGCCAACGGccgaaactgtgccgacggttgccgttggcacagaccttcatgtgctgacggctgacctgctggcctggccggaacgagttatgtgccgacggccccgatattttgccattggcacaggatctggccgtcggcaccttgactgatTCCGTAGTTGAAGTTAAGGACATTCTGACCATGCTTCTTCCAACGTGCTTTCACATGAGGAGGTTAGGCACCTTACTCTTGCCCGTACGACCAAGATCTATTGTGGTATCCAAGGTCCATTTAATCAATTCATTGTTGCGTTCGGTCCAAATCGCCTAACACCCACATAAAATTGTCGGACTGGAAACGCGTTTTATGTGATAGCTTTCACAAAGGCAGAGGTATCATCGTGCCAGCTTTCTAGTACAACAGAATTAGTTTCTACAGATAGGAAATTATGCACTTGTACATAAAAAATTCAGGTGTTCTCTCAACATGCAGTTGGGTGCCTAGGTTGGTTCGAGAGGCTCAAGCCATCCATTACAACACTACACAAAGATACAGACCAACTCTCTTGCCTCCCGTGTTGCTCTCTTTAGGGCGACACCGAAGGCCCCCAAACCTAGCCCACCGTCGGCCCTGTCCATCCACCATCCCCATCTCTCGCCACTAGAGACAGCCGCCCGAAAAGCCCGTCGAGTTGTCGGGGACAGTGGCGGCGGGGACTTCGCCGCTCCCCCACGTGGAGGCCTTCAGCAAGCGAGGCGCCGGACTCAGCCGGAGAGGCGACATCAGCTTAGCGACGAGCGGTGCTTGCCGCTGGGGGATGGCTTCGTGGCTATGCGGGCGGCGCGGAGCTAACGGGTGCGGGTCATGACCTTGTGGCCGTCGTGGCCGCTGGGATCAGATTTTAAACTCCAGCCCCTACCACTCCCAGTTGCGTCCCACCCCTTCAGATCTACGACTGGTGCTTCCTGTTCTCGATCTGGCCTGGGTAGCGATGGGATCGACGACCGGGAGAAATTCCAGACCGACTGGATGGTCTTGATGGTAGCGACGCCTTTGCATGTCGTCTACCTTCTTGGGGCCGCAATCGTGGTTTGTCCTCTCCCTTTCCCTTCCCCTACCTCCACGGGTGAAAGCCCAGATCTCTTGATTTGGTCGCGGCGGCGCTGGTGGCGGTGTCATTGTCCTTGTTGAAGGCGCGACCTTGGGCGAGAAGGGGTCTGTGGGCGCTTGTGGTGATTGTAGTCATGTGAAGGTGTCCGGTGGGCGGTGCTGCGAGCAGCGGCTGGCActgcccctacttcttccccggCTTCCCATGCAGTTTCTTCTATGAGGTGAGCAATCTCTGGATAATGGTGTGGCTCTCTTCAAGATGTGTGCTAGCAGTGAATGCATGTGCACGGTGGTCCTCCTTGGGTTTCGGCATCAATTCACATCCATGTTCAGGGTGAGGGCTAACATCGGCCGATGGTACGTCGTCTTTCGAGCAAGAACGGGGAGGCAAGGAGCCATCTTCGGCAATGGACATGATGAGGCTGCGGTTTCCGTTACCCGGGTGCAATCCAAAACGTTAGTTTTGTTGGATCCTTCTTCAGTTGGCTTGTTTAGGCCCCATTGTGTTGTTTGCAGATGAGGGCTTCGACTTCCTCAAGCTGTTTTTGTTGTTGCGTCTGTTGCTTTGCTTGTTTGTTCGATGCTTTGTAAGTTGTTCTTCCACACTTTTGTACTCGTCGTAaaaggctttattaatttaaagctatgTACGTCTGCCTTCTGTTAATTCGTACTAGCACGAGTGTTTAagctgtaagagcatctccactcgctctCCCCAAAAACTTTCTATACGTTTTTGGTGGGCGCCGACGCTAAAAATCACGCTCAGCCGCGGCCACAATTTATTTTTCATGTCGGCGCGATCCAACTTTCAATCCGGCGCCTCCAGGCCGAACCCACTAGAAAGGGAGGCTAGCGGGGGCGCTGGACTGCTCGAAAATCACAGCGGGCCATCCTTGGCAGCGACATGTGCCTgcatcttcccgccagttctgacGATTTCCGCCAACATCTTCCCGCCCTTTTCACCGCTTCCCGCCATTGTCGCCGCTATCTGAAGGCGGGAAGCGGCCATCACCCACCACTACTACGTCGAGCTCACCCCCGAGCAGCGAATGGATCCCCGCTGGAATCTCGACAACGCCTCAACTTGGGACGACTTCTTCGCCAATCGCCGGGAGATGGAGCTCGCCAGGTACGAGGGGATGGGCCGCCTCCCATGGACAAcaacgaggccggccggcggCTATGGTGGGGCAGCCGGACCCTCGAGGGTGTGATGAACCACATCTTGGCGGGCGAATACCCCCGCCTGCGGTACCCTCACTTCCAGCCACCGAAGAAGGGCGACAGCGAGCGCGGCGGCTTCGTCATCCGGATGCCCTATCCCCCCTCCCCCGCAGCCGAAGGGGCCGGAGGAGGGACCGGAGTGGAAGGCGCCACCGGAGTACGCCATGGTCGCCAACGACTTTAGGTGCCCCGACGACCGGAACGATTTCCCGGGCCAACGCGTGGCCATCCGCGCCTCCCTGAAGCTGCCAATACCATCGCCGGTTGAGGTTGGTCGGTCCTggtgggtgaaggaggagcaggcctACTGTGCACGCAGTGGCGACGACGGCCTAGGTTGTAGCCGGTGCAGCCATCTGTCCTCGCCACGTGCGCTGCCGGATGCAATAACCACCATCGCCGTCTCGTAGGTTCTAGCCGCGCCCGGCGAGCGACGTCGACTTCGAGTACATGTACTATAGGCCCAGATATGAATATAACTAGTTTTTTATTTATAATggaataataataattttatttaaaatgcacgtCATTTATATGGAGGTCACGGCTGGGGGCCAACCGGCCCCCATTTGTGTTTAGTGCTGGAGCCCCCATATGAACCAAAAATGGGCACGCCGGAGCTTATATGGggatgagtggagatgctctaggagCTCCTTTTCGTTTTATGAGATGCAAGAaacgaaaaaaaaagaaaaaacaggaaAAAGCGACAAATAGAAGAAGTAAAGCTGAAAACCGATCATACACAAAACCAACTGAACCCCCCCAAAAAAAGTAAGAAACTAACGCGACGGGAACTAGGCCGGGCCCAACTTACGATAGGTGGTGCGCGGCGCAAGAAAATTACGCAACACTAGGCGGGAAGAGCTATACACCACCCTAGTCCGGACCAGGTGCCGCACACCCGAGGATGGGTGTTGGGCCGGCTCAGTGATGTTTTTTCGTTAGTTTTTCTCCTTTCTTgttgtttcttttcttcttctttgtgttTTTAAAAATTTTGAAAACAATTAATCCAAATGTTTTCCGAAAAGCTTAACTTTTTTAAATCTGAAATTATTAAaaagttgaacattttttcaagtAAGAACCTATTATAAATTTGTatatttcacaaaatttgaaaaaatatttGTAGAGAATTTTATATATGaacattttctgaatttttgaatTGGAACAATTTCtaaattttaacatttttttaaattttaactttttcaaaatttgaaattttttcaaattttaaccttttcgaatttgaaagaaaaggaaatgggaaacaaaaaagataacaaaacaaaaaagggaaaaaaggaaaacagaaaaacagaaaaacaaacaaaaagatagaaagaaaaaatagaaacataAAACGAAAACTAAAAAAAGCGAAAATGGGCCAGACCCAATACCCGTGGAGGTGGGGGGAGACGAGTTGTGTGCTCTTGCCGACGACTGATGCCAACCTTATGCGGGGCCAGTGGAGTAGACAACCTCGACGATGTGGTTACAATCTGGAGGGCATATATGGAGGTGTGCGGCGATATGAACGAGGATCGGCCCTCCTTGTGTAGGTGTTGGCGGTGACAGAACATGTGGGTGTCGTTTTCCTCCTTGGAGGTTTCGCTGGGCAGTGTTGGCATATCTCTCGCCCGCACTTTGGATTGGAAGTTTTTTCTGAGCGAAAGCCTAGGTTCGGAGTTGAATCATGTATGATGGTGGCATCCTCGTTGTTGCTCCTGTGTTAGGAGCACTTTTTATGGAGACACGACTCTGAGTGTCCATGTTGCACCCCTTTCAGTCCTCACTTGTTATCCAAGGTTGATCTTGAGAGGTGCAATGTGCACAGTAGCTAGTGAGTTCAAGACTATGCCTTTCTCGGAAGTGGCGATATTGCTCAGCTCAGGGCATGCTCTTTTGCTTTGCGGTTGTGCTGTTTGTGGTGGTTATCTTCGAACTAGCCGTGCTGTGAAGTCCGTGCCACACTTGTTGTTCGCTCTGGGGCTGTGAAGTCCGTGCCACACTTATTGTTCGCTCTGGGTTCATCGTATACATAATTTTTACATTTTTATAAAAGTATTGTACGTCTTAGCGTGCTTTAAAAAAACTAATATAAAACTAGGACGCAAAGCCTTTTCTCGAAAAGAATCTTCATAGAGTCAACGGTGCTGAAATTATTACCCACTCCTCTGTGAAACATGTCTCTATATATCCAAATTCAGATAAAgttttagatacatctaaatttgaatAAAACTTAAACATGTTTGATCGGACGGGGAGTAGTAAAAAACCTTCGAAACCTCCGCAAAGGTTTACCAAAAGGGATTTCAAAAGTACAAACGTTCATCACATGCTCCACACTTCCACATTCAGCGACAGATCAATCTCCCACGCGATCACAGGAACAGCGGCAAATCAACTCACGTCGAGCTGATCAAATCAGTAGGAGCCGAGCTGGGTGATCTTGATCCCGAGCTGCCTCTGCGCGAAGGCGAAGAGCCGGCCGACCTCCGCCCCGCCGACGGCGCCGTCGCGATCGGCGTCGGCGGCGCGCAGCCCTTCCCGCGCCTTCCAGGACGCGAACCACAGGTTCAGGCTCTGCAGCGCCCGCTGCAGCTCCTCGCGGCTGATCCTCCCGTCGTGGTCCGCGTCGAACTGCCCCAGCCACGCCCAGAACTCCTCCGCCGTTAGTTCCCCCTGCGGCAGACCACGGTACCGCATGAACGCCATGGATCCTCCTCCCAGCGATGGAGAACGAGCTCTGCTTTGATCGATTAGCTCGGACTCTGGGTCAGTATGAGCGTGAGCTGGTAAGTCTAGTAGTACTCTAGTGCTCCTGGATGGCTGTATTTTGAGCAGCGACGCACGGCCTTATATATACGGTGGAGCAAGCGGCTTACGGCGCTTCATAGTTACCTCACGTTTTTCACGACTCCAACAGACGCGCGTTGTGGTGTTTAGAGTCAGGTTTTCTGGTGTATTTCACTTGGGCGATTTCAGGATAAAGAATGGGTAGGATCACTAGTGGGGACTTGGCTAAGGAAATAATCAGCGGTGTAGCTTAAAAGTGCATTCTCTGGGGAAAGATCAGGCGAGTGGCACATAATTAAATCTAGAAATGTATGGAGCAAAGAGGTTGTATGATCAAATGTGGAGAATCAACATAACACTTGCCAAAAATATAGCTAGTGCACTTGGAGATTGGCTATACACTTTTGCAATTCCTAATCGACGGGGTACGACCGTACAAACATCTTCCAAAAAAAAGAGTTAATTAAATATATTTGTTTGTCTATGTGCTTATGTGTAAGAAATTGCAATGCTGGTAAAAAACCTGTTCAGAGACTTGGAGGGCTATCTGAGCTTGTTTTTTCGCCCAAGGACGCATCCATGTTTTTGTGACGCCCAACGGATCAATAAGGCGAAAAACTGTACAAGCCTCTAGCATCTTAGGCATCTCTAGCCTATCTCTTAAAAGTCGATACAGGAGTAAAAATTTATGTTTAAGGGCCTAAACCGCACCTAGATGATCTCTCGGTCACGGGCCCTCCAGAGAAAACCTCGACCTTCCACCTGGTGCTAGCAGTCTCTTCCGCCCACACcgcatcattttttttttttttgagaaacacagtacaaacgcagacgctcacatacacgcgcatacactcacccctatgaacgcacacacgcacacccctacccctatgagcacctccggaagactgagccggcggattggatcttgaaattgacgaagtcaccataggcgcctcgctgtcgacgggaacgtcgcctcccactaaatgaatattccgcctttatgagacacacagatatcaaacctgaggtttgaactctggtgggctgggggtacaaccaccctcctaaccacccaacctcaggttggttttcGCCCACACCGCATCATTGTTTGCACGTTATTGTACTGTTCAATGTAAGGTTTTCCTGTGTGTTTCACTTGGACGATTTTGATTTAAGGAGTGGGTGGGGATTTAGCTAGGGAATAGTCTATGCTGTAGCTTAAATGTGCATTATTTGGGGAAAGATTAAGGGAGTGGAACATAATTAAATTTAGAATTGTAGTGAGAAAAGGAGGCTTTTTACGGTACAAATTACTAGTCCCACAGGCCAGTAGTATTGAGTGAGAGGCCGTTTAGGCAGGTAACTTTTTTTAGAAACATCTTCAAATTAAAAGAGTAAATCAATTATATTAGTTTGTCAAAGTGTATGTGTGCAAAGAAATTGTAATGCTGGAGCGATgaagttttttttagaaaaaaaaagataatgtCAGGGACACTAGGAGGGCTAACTGAGCTTATTTTCTCAGCCAAGGGTGCATACATACTTTTGTGATGCCCAATGGATCAACAAGGCGAAAACCTTCCCAAGCCTCTACCATCTTGAGCAATCCTGAAAATGGAGACGATCGAACATCTATTGTTGATTGGGTATCACCGGCCTAATTTGTTGAGAGTGGTTGGCTAAAATTTCTTGTATTTAAACCACTTACAATTTCAGAAAATAAAAAAGCTGTTTATTTTGTTATAGGCCACCTGATTCTTGTCTAAAAGTAATCCGCGGTCCATAGTTTTCCAACAGGTTGCCCCTGGGAACAATGTTACATGCCCATCATGATCTACATTTTGTTCTCCTATGAATCTATATATGCCTTTCCTTTAAGCCATCATATAAAGTCTAGTTGGTTGTAGCCTTGTAGGTCAATATCTTACCATATTAGGGAAAATGATGAGACTAGTTTAAGAAAGCGATCGTTCTAGTCCAACAGAAGTCTCAAAACTCCAAGATTctcgcactacaggaatgggaggctacgccgagggccaggctatatgcttacggccaaatgtcggggccgtcggcgtacggcctcgccggagcagctccCAACCCCGACCGTCGGCGTAggcaggccgtcggcgtagagacATCTacgccgagggtagccctcggcgtccaCCTGGCCCTCGGTGTAGCACCAGGCTGGCCTCCCCTCTCATTTGTGTCGTGACGGCACGTGCACGGCGTTAGCATAGacaccgagggccaccctcggcatagatcATCCCCCTGCCGAcgaccaccctcggcatataatttttttctttttttatctctcataatactttatattatgtttgtattatttatttattagtcTGAATTATGTAAAactggttctattttttaagaattggtagatggcatatgtaggtcccacgagTAACGCTCTTCGCAGATGGGTCAACCGGAGCCAGtaggcccaacatctgctatcgatgtacatatgtcctaaacaaaggaaaaaagtccattgctaaccctaactctaaccctaaccctaaccctagggtagatctacggggtcccagcactagggtttcccaagatacagatcaccagaGCGTCGGAATCACTGAAAAACTTGCatctgtccctaacatatgtgtacaagtgtgatgtaaggtttggctaacctttcatgtatccggcgttgacgattttcgcatacatgggctaacacttggtaaaatccaggatctgtaagtggaaactcctgctacgactcaaacggagcctattttatggtaaagtatgcccaacctatggtttccatgtacatatgtcctaaacaaaccaaagaaaataaaaaataccatcggtaaaccctcgcacggagaaagctataggggtagatccgcggggtcctggcctgccctagggtttcccaagatacagatcaccggagcgccggaatcgctggaaaacttgcatctgaccctaaaatatgtgtacaagtgtgatataAGGTTTgcataaccttgcatgtacccgacgTTAACGATTTTCGCATACATggtctagcacttggtaaaatccaggatctgtatgtggaaactcctgctacggctcaaacggagcctattttatggtaatgtttgcccaacctatggtttccatgtacatatgtcctaaacaaaccaaagcaaataataacgtccattggtaaaccctcgcacggagaaagctataggggtagatctgcagagtcctcgccctagggtttcccaagatacagatcaccggagcgtcggaatcgctgaaaAACTTGCatctgtccctaacatatgtgtacaagtgtgatgtaagattTGGCTAACCTTTCATGTACCCGGCATTGACGATTTTCGCATACATGGGCCAgcgcttggtaaaatccaggatttgtatgtggaaactcctgctacggctcaaacggagcctattttatggtaaagtatgcccaacctatggtttccatgtacatatgtcctaaacaagccaaagcaaataaaaaataccattggtaaaccctcgcacggagaaagctataggggtagatccgcggggtcctagcccgccctagggtttcccaagatacagatcactggAGCGccagaatcgctggaaaacttgcatttgtccctaaaatatgtgtacaagtgtgatgcaaggtttggataaccttgcatgtacccgacgTTGAGGATTTTTGCATACATggtctagcacttggtaaaatccaggatctgtatgtggaaactcctgctacggctcaaacggagactattttatggtaaagtatacccaacctatggtttccatttacatatgtcctaaacaaaacaaatcaaataataaagtccattggtaaaccctcgcacggagaaagctataggggtagatctggagGGTCCTCGCCCTAggatttcccaagatacagatcaccggagcgtcggaatcgctggaaaacttgcatctgtccctaacatatgtgtacaactgtgatgtaaggtttggataACCTtgaatgtacccggcgttgatgattttcgcatacatgggctagcacttggtaaaatccaggatttatatgtggaaactcctgctacgacacaaacagagcctattttatggtaaagtaagcccaaactatggtttccatgtacatatgtcctaaacaaaccaaagcaaataaaaaagtccattggtaaaccatcgcacggagaaagctataggggtagatctgcagggtcctcgccctagggtttcccaagatacagatcaccggagcgtcggaatcgctgtaaAACTTGCatctgtccctaacatatgtgtacaagtgtgatgtaaggtttggataACCTTGCATGTACTAACTTTTTTCCAtttagcgcgttggcggacgggtgcacccgctcgtccggtacggccataccgcatgtcccggcggccccgttttgcacagttggcaaagtaaacaaaGTCAAAAAATCGCGTGGAGCAACGTGGAgtaattttatgtgtcctagtaaccactgggaaagacggaattgggatacggaaattatcttgaaaaacccttcacgaatagggctatcatgtccggagttctatggattttaggggaaatgagtaggaaacggccaatGGCACCATATAGTTTGtcagaacgaggccatatttggcacattcgtgggccttaggatgagaAGTAaggcccggtcgcggatttccaatccgacccataggcgacggtgtttccattttcggggtg contains the following coding sequences:
- the LOC124671855 gene encoding uncharacterized protein LOC124671855; amino-acid sequence: MAFMRYRGLPQGELTAEEFWAWLGQFDADHDGRISREELQRALQSLNLWFASWKAREGLRAADADRDGAVGGAEVGRLFAFAQRQLGIKITQLGSY